A genomic window from Rattus norvegicus strain BN/NHsdMcwi chromosome 9, GRCr8, whole genome shotgun sequence includes:
- the Spetex2l1 gene encoding uncharacterized protein LOC302192 isoform X1, producing MSRRLLRLFRKESGDQGETTPRQEDNLLSSKKGRRKSFWGRLGFGRKASSQNVISEQEKCLKELEELKLEIQKCQFERDELYQILDLYIYDEWDHRLDVELPILRSEHEMRMMAMQMMTNSISDAMESIRHSQLLREQAQLKNKIQILLNEKREQLVEQTELPASSEEAKRLCEEAGMNICDPRAQQQQV from the exons atgtctCGCcggctgctcaggctatttcggaaggaaagtggagatcaaggagagaccacaccaagACAGGAAGATAACCTCCTGTCTagtaaaaaaggaaggaggaaatcattctggggaaggcttg gttttggtaggaaggcatcatcccaaaatgtcatcagtgagCAAGAgaagtgtctaaaggaactggaggaactcaaacttgaaatccagaagtgtcaattcgagagggatgaactttatcaaatcctggacctttatatctatgatgagtgggaccacag gctggatgtcgaattgccaatacttcgatctgaacatgagatgagaatgatggctatgcaaatgatgaccaactcaataagtgatgccatggagag catcaggcactcccagctcctgcgtgaacaagctcaattgaagaacaaaatacagattttgctgaatgagaagagagaacagctggtggagcagactgaactgccagcatcctctgagGAGGCAAAGAgactctgtgaagaggccggaatgaacatctgtgaccccagagcccagcaacagcag gtctaa
- the Spetex2l1 gene encoding uncharacterized protein LOC302192, with product MSRRLLRLFRKESGDQGETTPRQEDNLLSSKKGRRKSFWGRLGFGRKASSQNVISEQEKCLKELEELKLEIQKCQFERDELYQILDLYIYDEWDHRLDVELPILRSEHEMRMMAMQMMTNSISDAMERYKELIQVNNSYRIRHSQLLREQAQLKNKIQILLNEKREQLVEQTELPASSEEAKRLCEEAGMNICDPRAQQQQV from the exons atgtctCGCcggctgctcaggctatttcggaaggaaagtggagatcaaggagagaccacaccaagACAGGAAGATAACCTCCTGTCTagtaaaaaaggaaggaggaaatcattctggggaaggcttg gttttggtaggaaggcatcatcccaaaatgtcatcagtgagCAAGAgaagtgtctaaaggaactggaggaactcaaacttgaaatccagaagtgtcaattcgagagggatgaactttatcaaatcctggacctttatatctatgatgagtgggaccacag gctggatgtcgaattgccaatacttcgatctgaacatgagatgagaatgatggctatgcaaatgatgaccaactcaataagtgatgccatggagaggtacaaggagctcatacaagtgaacaattcctaccg catcaggcactcccagctcctgcgtgaacaagctcaattgaagaacaaaatacagattttgctgaatgagaagagagaacagctggtggagcagactgaactgccagcatcctctgagGAGGCAAAGAgactctgtgaagaggccggaatgaacatctgtgaccccagagcccagcaacagcag gtctaa